Proteins from a genomic interval of Rosa chinensis cultivar Old Blush chromosome 2, RchiOBHm-V2, whole genome shotgun sequence:
- the LOC112190423 gene encoding putative leucine-rich repeat receptor-like serine/threonine-protein kinase At2g24130, with amino-acid sequence MGFLRHRTFMFNFLCLIIIFLAAAVFSSQENVHQAMRDKASLVSFMSGIVSDPHHALEDWNSNLDDVHFCNWTGIRCNNARDQVVELDLSRKSLRGTISPALSNLSSLTILDLSSNFFEGHIPRELGSLSRLTQLSLSSNLLEGNIAAELGFLHRLVYLDLGSNRLGGEIPMPLFCNHSSNSLQYIDLSNNSLSGKIPLIHGCELKKLRFLLLWSNHLVGQVPAALSDSSKLEWLDLESNMLSGELPSEIVARMPKLQYLYLSYNDFVSHDGNTNLEPFLTSLLNASNFQELELAGNNLGGEIPPIIGDLSTNLVQVHLDSNLLYGSIPPHISNLVNLTLLNLSSNHLNGTIPSKLCLMTKLERVYLSNNSLSGEIPSELGGISHLGLLDLSRNKFSGSIPDSFENLSQLRRLLLYENQLSGTIPASLGKCINLEILDLSHNQMTGVIPSEVAGLRSLKLYLNLSSNYLNGEVPMELSKMDMVLAIDLSSNNLSGTIPSQLGSCIALESLNISSNSLQGPVPVSIGKLPFLQKLDVSSNQLAGQIPESLQQSLTLKQLNFSFNNFSGNVSNKGAFSLLSLDSFLGNAGLCGSIKGMPSCKKKKSHHLAILSVLLSFIITPIFCIVGYPLMHRSKIRRHLGIFEDGKLRDDDEEVGKEEHKYPRISYEQLIEATGGFSASSLIGSGRFGRVYKGILHDNTEIAVKVLDLKTEEEISGSFKRECQVLKRTRHRNLIRIITTCSKPDFKALVLPLMSNGSLERHLYSSSSSHCGLNLIQLVSICSDVAEGVAYLHHHSPVRIVHCDLKPSNILLDDDMTALVTDFGIARLVKGEDERIPMNDSTSVSSADGLLCGSIGYIAPEYGMGKCASTQGDVFSFGVLLLEIVTGRRPTDVDSHEGSSLQEWIKTQYPQRLEPIVQQAVEKCAPASMPKQYNKIWGDVVLELIEIGLMCTQHNPSLRPNMQDVAHEMSQVKEYISNPSSALLIEEVDTRVDSL; translated from the exons ATGGGTTTTCTTCGTCATAGAACTTTCATGTTCAATTTTCTCTGTTTGATCATCATTTTCTTGGCTGCTGCGGTGTTTTCAAGCCAAGAAAATGTTCATCAAGCAATGAGAGACAAGGCATCGTTGGTTTCATTCATGTCCGGGATTGTTTCAGACCCTCACCATGCTCTAGAGGACTGGAATTCTAATTTGGACGATGTTCATTTTTGTAATTGGACTGGCATCAGATGCAACAATGCCAGAGACCAAGTTGTGGAGCTTGATCTTAGTAGAAAATCCTTAAGAGGCACTATTTCACCAGCTCTCTCTAATCTTTCTTCCTTAACCATTCTTGATTTGTCAAGCAACTTCTTTGAAGGTCACATTCCAAGAGAGTTAGGCTCTCTTTCTCGGCTCACACAACTCAGCTTGTCTTCAAATCTTCTTGAAGGAAACATTGCAGCTGAGCTTGGTTTCCTTCACAGATTGGTGTATCTTGATTTGGGAAGCAACCGGCTAGGGGGAGAAATTCCAATGCCCCTTTTCTGCAATCACTCTTCTAATTCTCTGCAGTACATAGACTTGTCTAACAATTCTTTAAGCGGCAAAATTCCTTTAATACATGGATGTGAGCTGAAAAAACTGAGGTTTCTTCTACTTTGGTCGAATCATCTAGTTGGACAGGTTCCTGCAGCACTTTCAGACTCCTCGAAACTAGAATGGCTCGACTTAGAATCCAACATGCTAAGCGGGGAGTTGCCATCGGAGATTGTAGCCAGAATGCCAAAGTTGCAGTACCTCTACTTGTCCTATAATGACTTTGTGAGCCATGACGGTAACACTAACCTTGAACCTTTTTTAACCTCTTTACTTAATGCCTCTAACTTTCAAGAGCTTGAATTAGCTGGGAATAATCTTGGGGGAGAGATACCGCCTATTATTGGTGATCTTTCAACCAATCTTGTACAAGTTCATTTAGATAGTAATCTTCTTTATGGTTCAATTCCTCCTCACATTTCAAACCTTGTCAACCTCACCCTGTTGAACTTGTCTAGTAACCATTTGAATGGAACCATCCCATCCAAACTATGCCTAATGACAAAGCTGGAACGGGTATATCTCTCGAACAATTCACTCTCTGGTGAAATTCCATCTGAACTGGGTGGCATTTCCCATCTAGGCCTTCTGGATTTATCAAGAAACAAGTTTTCTGGTTCAATCCCAGATAGTTTTGAAAACCTTTCCCAGTTACGAAGGCTATTGCTCTACGAGAATCAACTCTCGGGGACAATACCAGCTAGTCTAGGAAAGTGCATCAACTTAGAGATTCTAGACCTTTCTCACAATCAAATGACCGGGGTGATTCCTAGTGAAGTTGCAGGGTTAAGGAGCTTGAAGTTATACTTGAACTTGTCAAGTAATTACTTAAATGGAGAGGTACCAATGGAGCTAAGCAAAATGGACATGGTGCTAGCAATAGATCTGTCTTCCAATAATCTTTCTGGCACAATCCCATCACAACTTGGAAGCTGCATTGCCCTCGAGTCCCTCAACATTTCATCAAATTCCTTACAAGGCCCTGTCCCGGTTTCAATAGGAAAGTTGCCTTTCCTACAGAAACTTGATGTATCTTCAAACCAGTTGGCTGGACAAATACCAGAATCTCTGCAGCAATCCTTAACTCTCAAGCAACTTAACTTCTCTTTCAACAACTTCTCTGGGAATGTATCAAACAAAGGCGCCTTTTCTTTGCTGAGCTTAGACTCTTTCCTCGGAAATGCTGGCCTCTGTGGCTCAATAAAAGGCATGCCAAGCTGCAAAAAGAAGAAATCTCATCATTTGGCTATACTCTCAGTCCTGCTGTCATTTATTATCACTCCCATTTTTTGCATAGTTGGTTACCCCCTCATGCACAGGTCAAAAATCCGAAGGCACCTGGGAATTTTCGAGGATGGGAAATTGcgagatgatgatgaagaagtagGAAAAGAAGAGCATAAGTACCCGAGAATCTCATATGAGCAGCTCATTGAAGCCACTGGTGGTTTCAGTGCTTCAAGCCTGATTGGTTCAGGCCGATTTGGGCGCGTCTACAAGGGTATCCTTCATGATAACACAGAAATAGCAGTcaaagttttggatttgaaGACAGAAGAAGAGATTTCAGGAAGCTTTAAAAGGGAATGCCAAGTCCTGAAGAGAACCAGACACAGAAATTTGATTAGAATCATCACAACTTGCAGTAAACCGGACTTCAAGGCTCTTGTTCTGCCATTGATGTCTAATGGGAGCCTTGAGAGGCATCTTTACTCGTCGTCATCAAGCCATTGTGGATTGAATCTGATTCAGCTGGTGAGCATCTGCAGTGATGTAGCTGAAGGAGTTGCCTATTTGCACCATCATTCTCCTGTTAGAATTGTACACTGTGATCTTAAACCGAGCAACATTCTACTAGATGATGACATGACAGCTTTGGTTACTGATTTTGGAATTGCAAGACTAGTTAAAGGTGAAGACGAGAGAATTCCCATGAATGACTCGACATCCGTCAGCTCAGCAGATGGCTTGTTATGTGGATCCATTGGCTATATAGCTCCTG AGTATGGAATGGGAAAATGTGCTTCGACTCAGGGAGATGTATTCAGCTTTGGGGTGCTTCTGTTAGAAATTGTTACAGGAAGGCGGCCAACGGATGTCGATTCTCACGAAGGTTCAAGCTTACAGGAATGGATCAAAACCCAGTACCCCCAGAGGCTTGAGCCTATAGTTCAACAAGCAGTAGAAAAGTGTGCCCCAGCTTCAATGCCAAagcaatataacaaaatatgGGGGGATGTAGTTCTGGAGTTGATTGAGATTGGTCTTATGTGCACACAGCACAATCCTTCATTGCGCCCAAATATGCAGGATGTTGCTCATGAAATGAGCCAGGTGAAGGAGTACATCTCCAATCCGTCGTCAGCGTTGTTGATTGAAGAAGTGGACACTAGGGTTGATTCACTCTGA
- the LOC112190424 gene encoding DNA-directed RNA polymerase 3, chloroplastic — protein sequence MASTASSFSPTPPHAQGWRRPPKLHNHKSLKNLHFLFSSTSNSNTLFFKPSLSSSTHFPLSLKPTPDPVQFHQLNDSVQDNLVENLENSMKFQVPITEFHLVKSPESSPRIFIQDPPWIASLFLKGMFKKANKELKLESKEIDRRKYNLLRRRQIKAETEAWEKMVDEYKDLERVMREKKLAPSLPYVKALFLGWFEPLREAIAKEQKAQQTKKHKAAFAPHIDLLPADKMALIVMHKLMGLVMMGNQDGCVQVVQAAVHIGMAIEQEVRIHSFLEKTKSLQRKKSAAADEDGLSKEKEILRKRVNGLIRRKRLVEVQKLLKKEDMKPWGRDTQAKLGSRLIELLTETAHVQPPLDQLADGPPDVRPAFRHRLKAAAKSPGQKLVKNYGVIECDPLVLTGLDKTAKHMLIPYVPMLVPPKRWKGYDKGGHLFLPSYVMRTHGSRKQVDTMRNIPGRQMQKVFEALDMLGSTKWRINKKVLNVVESIWARGGNIAGLVDREDVPVPEKPPSEDLTEIQEWRWSARKAKKLNQERHSQRCDTELKLSVARRMKDEEGFYYPHNLDFRGRAYPMHPHLNHLSSDLCRGVLEFAEGRPLGKSGLRWLKIHLANLYSGGVEKLSYDGRIAFVDNHIDDIFDSATNPVNGNHWWLTAEDPLQCLAACINLSEALNSPSPHTVISHLPIHQDGSCNGLQHYAALGRDTLEAAAVNLVAGEKPADVYSEIAVRVHDIMKRDSNKDPTTSPNALLARVLVDQIDRKLVKQTVMTSVYGVTYVGAREQIKRRLEEKGLITDDRLLFTAACYAAKVTLAALGEIFQAARGIMSWLGDCAKVIASENQPVRWTTPLGLPVVQPYCKSERHLIRTSLQVLALQRESNLVDVRKQRTAFPPNFVHSLDGSHMMMTALACRDASIRFAGVHDSFWTHACDVDQMNQILRENFVELYSKPILENLLKSFQAAYPELTFPPLPERGDFDLQEVLKSPYFFN from the exons ATGGCTTCCACAGCCTCCTCATTCTCTCCAACCCCTCCTCATGCTCAGGGCTGGAGAAGACCTCCCAAACTCCATAACCACAAGTCCCTCAAAAACCTTCACTTTCTCTTCAGCTCAACCTCCAACTCCAACACCCTCTTCTTCAAGCCCTCACTCTCTTCCTCCACTCATTTCCCTCTCAGCCTCAAACCCACTCCAGACCCAGTTCAGTTCCACCAGCTAAACGACTCCGTCCAAGACAATCTCGTCGAAAACCTCGAGAATTCCATGAAATTCCAGGTACCCATCACCGAATTTCACCTAGTTAAGTCTCCAGAGTCGTCCCCAAGAATCTTCATCCAAGACCCACCATGGATTGCGTCCCTCTTTCTGAAGGGTATGTTCAAGAAAGCCAATAAAGAACTGAAATTGGAGTCGAAGGAAATCGATAGGAGGAAGTACAATCTGCTGAGGAGGAGGCAGATTAAGGCGGAGACTGAGGCGTGGGAGAAGATGGTGGATGAGTATAAGGACTTGGAGAGAGTAATGCGTGAGAAGAAGCTGGCTCCGAGCTTGCCTTATGTAAAGGCCTTGTTTTTGGGGTGGTTTGAGCCACTGAGGGAGGCCATTGCTAAGGAGCAGAAGGCACAGCAAACCAAGAAGCACAAGGCAGCGTTTGCGCCGCACATTGATTTGTTGCCCGCGGATAAGATGGCACTGATTGTAATGCATAAGCTGATGGGGTTGGTGATGATGGGGAATCAAGATGGGTGTGTTCAGGTGGTTCAGGCTGCCGTGCACATTGGTATGGCCATAGAGCAGGAG GTTCGGATTCACAGTTTCTTGGAGAAGACTAAAAGTCTCCAGAGAAAGAAGAGTGCGGCTGCGGATGAAGATGGtctgagcaaggagaaggagataCTGAGGAAACGTGTTAATGGTTTGATTAGAAGGAAAAGACTGGTTGAGGTGCAAAAGCTACTGAAAAAAGAAGATATGAAGCCCTGGGGTCGGGATACACAGGCTAAG CTGGGAAGTCGGCTGATAGAACTATTAACAGAAACAGCTCATGTACAACCTCCACTTGACCAATTGGCAGATGGTCCACCTGATGTTAGACCTGCATTTAGGCACAGACTAAAGGCTGCGGCAAAAAGTCCAGG GCAgaaacttgtgaagaactatggAGTTATTGAATGTGATCCCCTAGTTCTTACCGGACTTGATAAAACT GCTAAACATATGTTGATTCCTTATGTGCCAATGTTGGTGCCTCCCAAAAGATGGAAAGG GTATGACAAGGGTGGACACTTGTTCCTACCTTCTTATGTCATGCGTACCCATGGATCTAGGAAGCAGGTAGATACAATGAGAAATATTCCTGGAAGACAGATGCAGAAAGTATTTGAG GCCCTCGATATGCTTGGAAGCACCAAATGGCGGATTAATAAAAAGGTTCTTAACGTGGTGGAGAGCATCTGGGCTAGAGGTGGCAACATTGCAGGCCTGGTTGATCGTGAAGAT GTTCCTGTACCAGAGAAACCACCATCTGAGGATTTAACAGAAATTCAGGAATGGAGATGGAGTGCAAGAAAAGCAAAGAAGCTTAACCAAGAGAGGCATTCTCAACGATGTGATACTGAACTTAAGCTCTCT GTTGCGCGCAGAATGAAAGACGAGGAAGGCTTTTATTATCCCCACAATCTTGATTTCCGAGGCCGAGCATACCCAATGCATCCCCATTTGAATCATTTGAGTTCTGATCTATGTCGAGGAGTCCTTGAATTTGCTGAAGGGCGGCCATTGGGGAAGTCCGGATTGCGATGGCTGAAGATTCATTTAGCAAACTTGTATTCAGGTGGTGTTGAAAAGCTTTCATACGATGGGCGTATAGCATTCGTGGATAaccacattgatgatatatttgaTTCAGCAACAAACCCTGTTAATGGAAATCATTGGTGGTTAACTGCTGAAGATCCTTTACAGTGCCTAGCTGCTTGTATCAATCTATCAGAAGCCTTAAATAGCCCATCACCACATACTGTCATTTCTCATTTACCCATCCATCAG GATGGTTCATGCAATGGCTTACAGCACTATGCAGCCTTGGGGAGAGATACT TTGGAAGCAGCTGCAGTCAACTTAGTTGCTGGAGAGAAACCTGCTGATGTGTATTCAGAAATAGCTGTGAG GGTACATGACATTATGAAGAGAGACAGCAATAAGGACCCAACTACCAGCCCAAATGCTTTATTGGCTAGAGTCTTAGTTGATCAG ATTGATCGGAAATTGGTGAAACAGACTGTGATGACTTCAGTATATGGTGTTACTTACGTTGGGGCGCGTGAACAGATAAAAAGAAGATTAGAAGAGAAGGGTCTTATAACTGATGATAGACTGTTGTTCACCGCAGCTTGTTATGCTGCTAAA GTGACACTGGCTGCCCTTGGAGAGATTTTCCAAGCTGCACGTGGCATAATGAGCTGGCTTGGTGATTGTGCCAag GTAATTGCTTCAGAAAATCAGCCTGTTCGTTGGACGACTCCTCTAGGTCTTCCTGTTGTGCAACCATACTGTAAAAGTGAACGACATCTT ATAAGAACATCCCTTCAGGTTCTGGCCTTGCAGCGGGAGAGTAACTTGGTAGATGTAAGGAAACAGAGAACGGCATTTCCTCCAAATTTTGTACACTCACTTGACGGTTCACACATGATGATGACAGCTCTTGCCTGCAGGGATGCCAGCATACGCTTTGCAG GGGTGCATGACTCCTTCTGGACTCATGCATGTGACGTGGATCAAATGAACCAGATACTTCGGGAAAACTTTGTGGAGCTCTATAGCAAGCCGATACTTGAGAAT TTGCTTAAAAGCTTTCAAGCAGCGTATCCAGAATTGACGTTTCCTCCCCTCCCAGAAAGAGGTGACTTTGACTTGCAAGAGGTTCTAAAATCTCCATACTTTTTCAATTGA